The Actinomadura graeca nucleotide sequence TGGGCGGCGGCGGCCTGGACGACTCCGGCTCGATGATCACCTCCCTGCTCGGCGGGGGCGGCGGCCCGCAGAAGGGCGCCGCCCCCGCCGACCCGTCCTCGTATGCCCGCGTCGGCGCCGGCGGCGGCCAGGCAGGCGACGCCGCAGCCACCGGTGAGGCCGGTACCGCCGGCGCCGCCGCAGTAATGCCGGTGATCGGCGCCGCCCTGGCCGCCGCCGACGCAGCCGGGCAGGCCACCACCGCCGCCGCAGCCAAGGCCGATCAGATGATCGGGCGGGCCGCTGATGCCTTCACCGGCGGTGACAGCGCACCGCCGCGTCCGCCGCACGCGGCCGGGACGGGCGGATCCAGCACCGGCCCAGGCCCGGACCTGCCGATCCCTGGCCTGGACCCCCGCGACGACCTGCGTGAACTACGTCCCGACCTGTTCACCGACCCCGACGACGGCTTCGACGACCGCGCCGGGCCCGGCGACGCAGGCGACCGGTAGGCGGCGGTGACCGGAGAGCGGGCACGCGGATACGGCGGCTGGCGGGTGAGCCGGTCCATCGGACTGGGCGCCATGGACACCCGCCAAAGCGTCATGGTGGCGACCGCCGCAGTGATCCCGCTGCTGGCCTTCGCCGCCACCGGCCCCTGGCCCGCGCTCATCACCGCGGCACCGGCGGCGCTGGTGGCGCTGGCGGCGGTCACCCGCCGCGGCGGCGTGCTGGTGATGGACCTGGCCATCGCCCGGATCCGCTGGCAGCGCGCGCACTGGCGCGGCGAGACCAGCTACCGCGGGCAGGTGTTCGCCCCGCTGCCCAGAGCCTGGGACCTGCCCGGCGTGCTGGCCCCCTGCACGCTGGTGGCCGTGCACGAACCCGGCCACCCCGCCCCGGTCGGGGTGGTGTGGAACCAGCACAGCGGCCACATGTCGGCCACGGTCCTGCTGTCCCCGGCCGGGGCGCTGCTGGCCGACATGGCCACCATCGACAACCAGGTCAGCTCCTGGGGAGACCTGCTGTCCTCACTGGCCGACGACGACAGCATCCACCATGCGGCGGTCACCATCGAGCTGGTGCCCCACGCCGGTGTCCAGCTCGCCGACCACCTCGCCACCCGGATCGCCCCGGGCGCCCCGCACCTGGCCCGCCAGGTACTGGGAGAACTGGTCGCCGCCGCTCCCCGCAGCGCCTGCCAGCTGCGCGCGCGGCTCACCCTCACCCTCGACACCGCCGCGGCCAGGCACCGCACCGCCGCCCGCGCCGCCGCCGACGTCGTCCGCACCCTGGGCGGCCTGCCCATCAGCGCCGCCGGAGCCGACGTGCTGCGCCGCGCCACCCCCGCCGACCTGGTCCGCGCGGTCCGCACG carries:
- a CDS encoding SCO6880 family protein — translated: MDTRQSVMVATAAVIPLLAFAATGPWPALITAAPAALVALAAVTRRGGVLVMDLAIARIRWQRAHWRGETSYRGQVFAPLPRAWDLPGVLAPCTLVAVHEPGHPAPVGVVWNQHSGHMSATVLLSPAGALLADMATIDNQVSSWGDLLSSLADDDSIHHAAVTIELVPHAGVQLADHLATRIAPGAPHLARQVLGELVAAAPRSACQLRARLTLTLDTAAARHRTAARAAADVVRTLGGLPISAAGADVLRRATPADLVRAVRTAFDPAAEDAPPGAWNTGWADAGPITAEDHLDHYHHDGAYSQSWALLAAPRQRVAHDVLFPLCKPGRFTRRVTLMYQTLGRDEAGAVLEREANVAAARDYARRKSQRDPTARENADRDRALRAAQQEARGAGLVQFALYVTTTTARQRDLDEARQEVQRAAGDCRLKLRLARGGQAACFAAGLPIPFFPPDT